One part of the Thermanaeromonas sp. C210 genome encodes these proteins:
- a CDS encoding BMP family lipoprotein, translating into MFKKVGTILLVALMMFVLASCGGNGQGASGESGSPAAGEGQPLKVGLLTGVAGLGDKSFNDLAYEGAKKAEAELNIQLKVVEPPDLASTEGLLRDLARAGNDLVIGVGFDMAEPMAKVAAEFPDTKFAIVDATVDQPNVASLVFKEHEGSFLVGALAGMMTETNKVGAIPAMDIPFLNRFTAAYEQGAKYVNPKVEVIVQPIGSDFSAFNDPAKAKSIALAMYNQGVDIIYHAAGGSGAGLFEAAKEAKKYAIGCNSDQDYMAEGLVLTSMMKRVDVAVYNTIKEAAEGNFQGGEKVYGVANGGIGVSEMKYTKDLIGPEKLRKLEELKQGIIDGTIEVVDVLQSAQ; encoded by the coding sequence ATGTTTAAGAAGGTTGGGACTATCCTCCTGGTGGCGCTCATGATGTTCGTTCTCGCCTCCTGTGGCGGCAACGGGCAGGGCGCCAGCGGGGAATCCGGTTCCCCGGCGGCAGGCGAGGGTCAGCCCCTTAAGGTGGGCCTGTTGACCGGGGTGGCCGGGCTGGGCGACAAGTCCTTTAACGACCTGGCCTATGAAGGTGCTAAGAAGGCTGAGGCCGAGTTGAACATCCAGCTGAAGGTGGTAGAGCCGCCCGATCTAGCTTCCACGGAGGGCCTGCTGAGGGACCTGGCCCGAGCCGGCAACGATCTGGTAATCGGCGTGGGCTTTGATATGGCCGAGCCCATGGCCAAGGTGGCGGCCGAATTTCCCGATACGAAGTTCGCCATTGTGGACGCTACGGTGGACCAGCCCAATGTGGCCTCGCTGGTCTTTAAGGAGCACGAGGGTTCTTTCCTCGTCGGGGCCCTGGCCGGCATGATGACGGAGACCAACAAAGTAGGGGCCATTCCGGCCATGGATATACCCTTCTTGAACCGGTTTACCGCGGCTTACGAACAAGGCGCCAAGTATGTCAACCCCAAGGTAGAAGTAATAGTCCAGCCCATAGGCTCGGACTTCAGCGCCTTTAACGACCCCGCGAAGGCCAAGAGCATCGCCCTGGCTATGTACAATCAGGGGGTGGACATCATTTACCACGCGGCCGGAGGGTCGGGAGCGGGCCTCTTCGAAGCGGCTAAGGAGGCCAAGAAATACGCCATCGGGTGCAATTCCGATCAGGACTATATGGCCGAGGGCCTGGTCCTTACCTCTATGATGAAGAGGGTGGATGTGGCGGTCTACAACACCATTAAAGAGGCGGCCGAGGGCAACTTCCAGGGCGGCGAGAAGGTCTACGGGGTGGCCAACGGCGGCATTGGTGTGAGCGAAATGAAGTATACCAAGGACCTCATCGGCCCTGAGAAGCTCCGGAAGCTGGAAGAGCTCAAGCAGGGCATTATCGACGGCACCATTGAGGTTGTAGACGTGCTGCAGTCTGCCCAGTGA
- a CDS encoding ABC transporter ATP-binding protein: protein MQEYALVIQGLKKYFGSVKANDGIDLKVKAGTIHALVGENGAGKSTLVKCLFGLHQPDAGEIYVWGERVSFRSPQHALAKGIGMVHQHFMLAEALTVLENVILGAEPGRGGWLSYARSMEIVEGLCSRYGFDLDLSAEVSTLPVGVQQRIEILKVLYRGARLIILDEPTAVLTPGETERLFDILREFKEDGRTVIFITHKLAEVMAVADEVTVIRDGKTVGSWPVSQVDERTLARAMVGREVVLEVDKEPARLGEEVLAVEGLRVPGVDDDQALEGVSFSIRAGEVLGIVGVAGNGQEALVEGIMGLRPVVGGEVRFLGRSIAHLGPAAMREMGISCIPGDRLREGLVREFSVKANSILGLHHRPRVCRGPFFSPGKIASTAEEIVKAFKVKVPSLEAPITQLSGGNQQKLIIGRELYSSPRLIIAVQPTRGVDVGAIEFIYEMLLERRRQGAAILLVSNELEEVLSLSDRIAVLYRGRFMATGRPSDFTREEIGLMMAGFSPHQREGEAQWTG, encoded by the coding sequence GTGCAGGAGTACGCTCTGGTAATACAGGGCTTGAAAAAATACTTCGGAAGTGTAAAGGCCAACGACGGCATAGACCTTAAAGTCAAGGCGGGTACCATCCATGCTTTGGTGGGAGAGAACGGCGCCGGGAAGTCGACGCTGGTAAAATGCCTTTTTGGCCTTCACCAGCCGGACGCGGGCGAGATTTACGTGTGGGGGGAGCGGGTTTCCTTCCGCTCTCCCCAGCACGCCCTGGCCAAGGGCATCGGTATGGTCCACCAGCATTTCATGCTGGCCGAGGCCTTGACGGTACTGGAGAACGTTATTCTAGGGGCCGAACCGGGTCGGGGAGGCTGGCTGAGCTACGCGCGGAGCATGGAGATAGTGGAAGGGTTGTGCTCCCGTTACGGTTTCGACCTGGACCTGTCCGCCGAGGTAAGCACCCTCCCGGTAGGTGTGCAGCAGAGGATCGAGATCTTGAAGGTCCTCTACCGGGGGGCCCGGTTGATCATTCTGGACGAGCCCACGGCGGTGCTGACCCCCGGGGAAACGGAGCGCTTGTTCGATATTCTGCGCGAGTTTAAGGAGGACGGCCGGACGGTCATCTTTATCACCCATAAACTGGCAGAAGTTATGGCCGTGGCGGATGAGGTTACGGTTATAAGGGACGGGAAGACGGTGGGATCCTGGCCCGTGAGCCAGGTAGACGAGAGGACCCTGGCCCGGGCCATGGTAGGCCGCGAGGTGGTCCTGGAGGTGGACAAGGAGCCCGCCCGGCTGGGAGAGGAAGTCCTGGCGGTAGAGGGCCTGCGGGTTCCGGGGGTGGACGACGACCAGGCTTTGGAGGGCGTGTCCTTCAGCATCAGGGCCGGAGAGGTTCTGGGCATCGTGGGCGTGGCGGGAAACGGCCAGGAGGCCCTGGTGGAGGGCATTATGGGTTTGCGGCCGGTAGTGGGAGGAGAGGTCCGGTTTCTGGGGCGCAGTATTGCCCATTTAGGACCGGCCGCCATGCGGGAAATGGGGATAAGCTGTATTCCCGGGGACCGGCTGCGGGAGGGGCTGGTGAGGGAATTCAGCGTTAAGGCCAATTCCATCCTCGGCCTGCACCACCGGCCCCGGGTGTGCCGCGGGCCCTTCTTCTCGCCCGGCAAGATCGCATCTACGGCGGAGGAGATAGTCAAGGCCTTTAAGGTGAAGGTGCCCTCCCTGGAGGCCCCTATTACGCAGCTCTCGGGGGGCAACCAGCAGAAGCTTATAATCGGCAGGGAGCTTTATTCTTCTCCCCGCTTGATTATCGCCGTCCAGCCTACCCGGGGTGTTGATGTGGGCGCCATTGAATTCATCTATGAGATGCTTCTGGAGCGTCGGCGGCAGGGGGCGGCCATCCTCCTGGTGTCCAACGAGCTGGAAGAGGTGCTGTCCCTTTCCGACCGGATCGCCGTCCTCTACCGGGGAAGGTTCATGGCTACCGGCCGTCCCTCGGATTTTACGCGAGAAGAAATCGGCCTCATGATGGCCGGTTTTTCACCCCACCAAAGGGAGGGTGAAGCCCAGTGGACAGGATGA
- a CDS encoding ABC transporter permease, with amino-acid sequence MKRTLGVEVLSSLLAVAAALAVGAGIIGAIGQNPLAAYGAMFKGAFGDVPAWADTLQRATPYIFGGLGFAIAAQAGLFNIGLEGQMYLGGMVAAIIGFSLPGLPAGLHVAAALAGAAAGGLLMALIPGLLKVRAGVHEVISTVMLNYVAYAATGYLTVHVFHEPGVVAQTFKVAPTAVLWPLLPPSKLNAGFILGVIMAFLLWIFLFYTPWGYDLRVTGLNRRAARYAGIRSTRVVMAAILASGAIGGLMGAERILGVYQRFIHAFSPGYGFTAIAVALLGQNHPLGILPAAILFGALEAGSSSMSLQVDVPRELGMMLQAIIIVFVAAQAFIKNRLSTLLKRGEG; translated from the coding sequence ATGAAGCGGACCCTGGGGGTCGAAGTTTTATCTTCGCTGCTGGCGGTGGCAGCCGCCCTGGCCGTGGGCGCAGGTATAATAGGCGCCATAGGGCAAAATCCCCTGGCCGCCTACGGCGCCATGTTTAAAGGGGCCTTCGGCGACGTACCGGCGTGGGCCGACACCCTGCAGAGGGCCACGCCCTATATCTTCGGCGGCCTGGGTTTCGCCATAGCCGCCCAGGCGGGATTGTTCAACATCGGCCTGGAGGGCCAGATGTACCTGGGAGGCATGGTGGCGGCCATCATCGGCTTCAGTTTGCCGGGCCTGCCCGCCGGGCTACATGTGGCGGCGGCCCTGGCCGGCGCCGCGGCCGGGGGGCTGCTGATGGCCCTCATCCCCGGGTTGCTTAAGGTGAGGGCCGGGGTACACGAGGTCATCTCTACGGTCATGCTCAATTACGTGGCCTATGCCGCGACGGGTTATCTCACGGTGCACGTCTTTCACGAGCCCGGGGTGGTGGCCCAGACCTTTAAGGTGGCGCCGACAGCCGTGTTGTGGCCCCTGTTGCCACCCTCCAAGCTGAACGCGGGCTTTATCCTGGGAGTTATAATGGCCTTCCTTTTGTGGATTTTCCTGTTTTATACTCCCTGGGGTTATGACTTGAGGGTGACCGGTTTAAACCGGCGGGCGGCCAGGTATGCCGGCATCCGCAGCACGAGGGTGGTGATGGCCGCCATACTGGCCAGCGGCGCCATCGGGGGGCTCATGGGAGCGGAGAGGATCTTGGGCGTATATCAGAGGTTTATCCACGCCTTTTCCCCGGGCTACGGGTTTACGGCCATCGCGGTGGCCCTCCTGGGGCAAAATCACCCCTTGGGCATCCTGCCGGCGGCCATTTTGTTCGGGGCTTTGGAGGCGGGGAGTTCTTCCATGTCCCTACAGGTTGATGTGCCCCGGGAACTGGGGATGATGCTCCAGGCTATAATCATTGTTTTTGTGGCCGCCCAGGCCTTTATTAAAAACCGGCTGAGCACCCTCCTGAAAAGGGGTGAGGGATAA
- a CDS encoding ABC transporter permease, with product MGDFVSVGILQATLAIATPLFIGALGGLFCERVGVINVGLDGIMLAGAFVAAVTSYFTQSAWLGVAAALVVGACLGLLHAGICVGFKADHVVSGVAINILSTSATVFLLQFLFGNKGQSPSCPKIGSLGGPWAEVPVVGPILENMSYLTIVGLLLVVAGHVLLYHTKMGLRLRSVGENPYAAQSLGLPVVGYMYGSVIVGCALAGLAGSFLSVGMLNVFTKNMTAGRGFIALAAMIFGRWTPFGALLASLFFGYVMAWQINAQGWQVPAQFVEAIPYLATLLVLAFVSKRVRGPAHAGKAYVRSEL from the coding sequence ATGGGTGATTTTGTGTCGGTCGGTATTCTCCAGGCAACCCTGGCCATAGCCACGCCCCTCTTTATCGGGGCCCTGGGGGGCCTGTTTTGTGAACGGGTCGGGGTAATCAACGTGGGCCTGGACGGCATTATGCTGGCCGGGGCCTTTGTGGCGGCCGTGACTTCTTATTTCACCCAATCGGCCTGGCTGGGTGTGGCGGCGGCCCTGGTCGTCGGCGCGTGTCTTGGCCTCCTCCATGCGGGTATCTGCGTGGGCTTTAAGGCCGACCACGTGGTTAGCGGGGTGGCCATCAATATTTTGAGTACCAGCGCCACGGTGTTCCTGCTCCAGTTTCTCTTCGGCAACAAGGGCCAGTCGCCGTCCTGCCCTAAGATAGGCTCCCTCGGCGGGCCCTGGGCCGAGGTCCCGGTGGTGGGGCCTATCCTGGAGAATATGAGCTATTTGACCATCGTAGGGCTGCTTCTGGTGGTGGCGGGGCACGTCTTGCTGTACCACACGAAGATGGGCCTGCGCCTGCGGTCGGTGGGAGAGAATCCCTATGCGGCCCAGTCCCTGGGCCTTCCCGTGGTCGGCTATATGTACGGCAGTGTCATAGTGGGCTGTGCTCTGGCCGGGCTGGCCGGCTCCTTCCTCTCCGTAGGGATGCTGAACGTGTTCACCAAAAACATGACCGCCGGCCGGGGCTTTATAGCCCTGGCGGCCATGATTTTCGGTCGTTGGACGCCTTTCGGCGCCCTGCTGGCTTCGCTGTTTTTCGGTTATGTGATGGCGTGGCAGATCAATGCCCAGGGCTGGCAGGTGCCGGCACAGTTCGTAGAGGCCATACCTTATCTGGCCACGCTGCTGGTTCTGGCCTTCGTGTCCAAGCGGGTGAGGGGACCCGCCCATGCCGGAAAGGCCTACGTGCGGAGCGAACTGTGA
- a CDS encoding nucleoside phosphorylase, producing the protein MSTVNKAEVTLGKIQYHLRVKPGDVGKYVLLPGDPARSDRVAKYLDNPQLIAHNREYRTFTGSYKGIKVSVTSTGIGCPSAAIAVEELANVGAEVFIRIGSSAALQPGMAIGDLVIACGAMKNEGTSRFYVPDVFPAVPDMEFTSVLIETARRLQPELHYGLHVGICASDDSFYGETQEWIEKLARLGITNVEMESSAIFTVAHVRRCKAASICAISGNLVTGEVIYEKENERLVEGWEKEIQVVLEAIYTYEQRRKSGTS; encoded by the coding sequence ATGTCTACGGTTAACAAGGCTGAAGTAACTCTGGGAAAAATCCAGTATCACCTGCGGGTGAAGCCCGGGGATGTGGGGAAGTACGTGCTCTTACCCGGGGACCCTGCCCGCAGCGACCGGGTGGCCAAGTACCTGGATAACCCCCAGCTCATCGCCCACAACCGGGAATACCGTACTTTCACCGGCTCTTATAAAGGCATTAAGGTGAGTGTAACTTCCACGGGCATCGGGTGCCCCTCGGCGGCCATCGCGGTGGAAGAGCTGGCCAATGTGGGGGCGGAAGTGTTCATCCGAATCGGGAGCTCGGCCGCCCTGCAGCCGGGCATGGCCATAGGGGACCTCGTTATTGCCTGCGGGGCCATGAAAAACGAGGGTACCTCGCGCTTCTACGTCCCCGATGTTTTCCCGGCCGTTCCCGATATGGAGTTTACCAGCGTGCTGATAGAAACCGCCCGCCGGCTGCAACCCGAGTTGCACTACGGGCTGCATGTGGGCATTTGTGCCTCCGATGACAGCTTCTACGGCGAAACCCAGGAATGGATCGAAAAGCTGGCCCGTCTGGGGATTACCAACGTGGAGATGGAGAGTTCGGCCATCTTTACCGTGGCCCATGTACGTCGGTGCAAGGCCGCCAGCATCTGCGCCATATCGGGCAACCTGGTAACCGGGGAAGTGATATATGAAAAGGAAAACGAGCGGCTGGTAGAGGGCTGGGAGAAGGAGATACAGGTAGTGCTGGAGGCCATTTATACCTATGAGCAGCGCCGGAAGTCCGGTACGTCCTAG
- the deoC gene encoding deoxyribose-phosphate aldolase, whose protein sequence is MSSAGSPVRPSLGKGDKVREEYFGELYRQVVKELEEALPGVSWPSSPPEEGPPPAGQGPDLLRLIDHTALKPETTATDIRRLCEEALTLGFYSVCVSPCWVKLASSLLEGSPVRVCTVIGFPHGTTTTLAKVTEAVEAVAGGAAELDMVLNVGALKGRDLRRVWEDIARVREAAGEGRVLKVILETSLLEDREKILGALVAVGAGADFVKTSTGFGGGGATAADVNLLRRTVGSRAGVKASGGIRNLATALDMVRAGANRIGTSSGVRIARELAASKGEK, encoded by the coding sequence ATGAGCAGCGCCGGAAGTCCGGTACGTCCTAGTTTGGGGAAGGGTGATAAAGTGAGGGAGGAATACTTCGGCGAGCTGTACCGCCAGGTGGTGAAGGAACTGGAGGAAGCCCTGCCCGGAGTGTCGTGGCCTTCTTCTCCTCCGGAAGAAGGCCCGCCGCCCGCCGGGCAGGGGCCGGACCTGCTCCGCCTCATCGATCATACGGCGCTGAAGCCTGAAACTACGGCCACCGATATCCGGCGGTTGTGCGAAGAGGCTCTGACCCTCGGCTTCTACAGCGTATGTGTCTCGCCCTGCTGGGTAAAGCTGGCATCCAGCCTGCTGGAGGGGTCGCCGGTCAGGGTGTGTACGGTTATCGGCTTTCCCCACGGGACCACCACGACCCTGGCCAAGGTCACGGAAGCCGTGGAAGCAGTGGCCGGGGGAGCAGCCGAACTCGACATGGTGTTGAATGTGGGCGCCCTCAAGGGACGGGACCTGCGGAGGGTGTGGGAGGACATTGCCCGGGTCCGGGAGGCGGCCGGCGAGGGAAGGGTGCTGAAGGTAATCCTGGAAACGTCCCTTCTGGAGGATAGGGAGAAGATCCTGGGGGCCCTCGTGGCGGTTGGGGCAGGGGCCGATTTCGTGAAGACCTCCACTGGCTTCGGCGGGGGCGGAGCCACCGCCGCCGACGTAAACCTTCTGCGCCGGACGGTGGGCAGCCGGGCGGGGGTGAAGGCTTCGGGTGGAATCAGGAATCTGGCCACCGCCCTGGACATGGTCCGGGCGGGAGCCAACCGCATAGGTACGAGTTCCGGTGTACGAATAGCCAGGGAACTTGCGGCCAGTAAAGGGGAGAAGTAG
- a CDS encoding 8-oxoguanine deaminase: MRPLLLKNVSYVVTCNDRDEILRDCDIIIEGPEIRALGQGLEPPPGAEVISGRGMIAIPGLVNTHHHLYQSLFRGLPEVQGLPLFGWLQKLYQFWRHLTPEGVYYGALVGFSELLRTGCTMTADHHYVFPAGQGNEFIDREIEAARAIGIRFHATRGSMSLGRSQGGLPPDEVVQEPDTILEDSARLIETYHDPRPYAMVRVALAPCSPFSVSLDLMRQARDLAREKGVMLHTHLAETMDEERYCLERYNRRPVELMEDLGWLGPDVWFAHAIHLNDREVERLAGSGVAHCPSSNMKLASGICRTSELYRAGVKLGLAVDGSASNDGSNMWEEMRRSYLLNHLRYGEEGFSAYQVLKLATRGGAEVLGRTDTGSLEEGKAADVVLINLEDVAFAGCHDPVVALVCCGNSSLVDTTIVNGRVVVRRGEVITVDVGSVYRRAQEVSRTMVEAERAGGGSL; the protein is encoded by the coding sequence ATGCGACCGCTGCTGTTGAAAAACGTGAGCTATGTGGTAACTTGCAATGACCGGGATGAAATTCTGCGCGACTGTGATATTATTATTGAAGGACCCGAGATCAGGGCCCTGGGGCAGGGTCTGGAACCGCCGCCGGGCGCCGAGGTGATCTCGGGCCGGGGCATGATAGCCATCCCGGGGCTGGTTAATACCCACCATCATTTGTATCAGTCCCTTTTCCGGGGCCTGCCGGAGGTCCAGGGGCTGCCGCTCTTCGGATGGCTGCAGAAGCTTTATCAGTTCTGGCGGCACCTGACTCCGGAGGGGGTATATTACGGTGCCCTGGTGGGGTTCAGTGAGCTCCTCCGCACCGGGTGTACTATGACGGCCGACCACCATTATGTGTTCCCCGCCGGGCAGGGGAACGAATTTATAGATAGGGAAATAGAGGCGGCTCGGGCGATCGGGATACGTTTTCATGCCACCAGGGGGTCCATGTCCCTGGGCCGCAGTCAGGGAGGACTGCCGCCGGACGAGGTGGTCCAGGAGCCGGATACCATCCTGGAGGATTCGGCGCGGCTGATAGAAACTTATCACGATCCCCGTCCGTATGCTATGGTCCGGGTGGCCCTGGCGCCGTGTTCCCCCTTTTCGGTAAGCCTTGATCTTATGCGCCAGGCCAGGGATTTGGCCCGGGAAAAGGGAGTTATGCTCCACACCCACCTGGCCGAGACGATGGATGAGGAAAGGTACTGCCTGGAGCGCTATAACCGGCGTCCGGTGGAGCTCATGGAAGACCTGGGCTGGCTGGGGCCCGATGTGTGGTTTGCCCACGCCATCCACTTAAACGACCGCGAGGTGGAGAGGTTGGCGGGAAGCGGGGTTGCCCACTGTCCCTCTTCTAATATGAAGTTGGCCAGCGGCATCTGCCGCACGAGCGAGCTGTACCGGGCAGGTGTTAAGCTGGGCCTGGCCGTAGACGGCAGCGCCAGCAACGACGGCTCTAATATGTGGGAGGAAATGAGGAGGAGTTATCTTTTAAATCACCTCCGGTACGGTGAGGAGGGCTTCTCGGCCTACCAGGTGCTCAAGCTGGCCACCCGCGGGGGAGCAGAAGTCCTGGGCCGGACGGATACCGGCTCCCTGGAGGAGGGCAAGGCAGCCGATGTGGTGCTTATTAATCTGGAGGATGTGGCCTTCGCCGGCTGCCACGACCCCGTAGTGGCCCTGGTGTGCTGCGGCAACAGCAGCCTGGTGGATACGACCATCGTTAACGGCAGGGTGGTCGTGCGCCGGGGAGAGGTAATCACCGTGGATGTGGGAAGTGTGTACCGCCGGGCCCAGGAAGTTTCGCGGACCATGGTGGAAGCCGAGCGGGCCGGGGGAGGGTCCCTTTAA
- a CDS encoding DNA methyltransferase yields MGTGQREEVGAKERLFYEALQKLFVGAEVEGESGYVNLMRVKGKYFTKGVLPRLRRDIEKALEAFPQFREELFDKLYSFFRRYFSEGGSIYFRYTPLHQKVYEKVYTDDKDVMLFWKTHMLYYIKTDRLFRSMEVEVDGVRFFFDASVLEHKKANEKRRLVFEPRGQREDGTVVFRVLYSERGRKTDLTSILRSLRKEGVRVTADALAKAFRIFEGQGEVDYFLNKNAREFLREQFNLWLYQYIFAEEGEWTAERIRQLQILKGIAFKIIDFIAQFEDELVKIWNKPKVVLNSGWVITLDRIAARNMDLVKAILNHRNLAQQVEEWKQLGIVDAGFDPGEVVEVNPRGEVLREKYRYLPVDTKYFKDLEPEIVQLFDDLDRAVDGWLIRSENYQALNTLKNKFKERVQLIYVDPPYNTGKDSFGYADRFNRSSWLTMMENRLRLARDFLKDSGSIYVHVDFHETASTRFLLDEIFGPDNFGNEIIWRTGWVSGFKTAGEKYVRNHETIWLYGKGPRSFFNKEAAGIPYQTFPPGEEEKEYLAAVEGKLGIKADKFHVVLRGRDGRVYKPESRGGAREGVYPVEDVWNASEYDEVNSIMIMSYSREKAGDFLTQKPEKLLKRIIETSSREGDLVLDFFGGTGTTAAAAHKLKRKWILVEMAEDIFYGKALPRMKEVLAGRGKHEPCGISREVGWQGGGFFKYYELEQYEDVLRRVRYEDGELFTGPGRDPYAAGIFLRDLKMLEALDIDGENNKVRVNWDRLYEDVDAAETLSHLYGRWIKRLAPGVVELEGGKRIKLEEPDYRVIQPLLWW; encoded by the coding sequence ATGGGTACGGGTCAAAGGGAGGAGGTCGGTGCTAAGGAACGCCTGTTTTACGAGGCTCTCCAAAAGCTCTTTGTAGGGGCCGAGGTGGAAGGAGAGTCCGGTTATGTGAATTTGATGCGGGTTAAGGGGAAGTACTTTACTAAAGGTGTCCTCCCCCGGCTCCGGAGGGACATCGAGAAGGCCCTGGAGGCTTTTCCCCAGTTCCGGGAGGAGCTTTTCGATAAGCTTTACTCTTTTTTCCGCCGCTACTTTTCCGAGGGCGGCTCTATTTATTTCCGCTACACTCCCCTCCACCAGAAGGTATACGAGAAGGTTTATACCGATGATAAAGACGTGATGCTCTTTTGGAAGACTCACATGCTCTATTACATAAAGACCGACAGGCTCTTTCGCAGCATGGAGGTGGAGGTAGACGGGGTTAGGTTTTTTTTCGATGCCTCTGTTCTCGAACACAAGAAGGCCAACGAGAAGAGAAGGCTCGTCTTTGAGCCTAGGGGACAAAGGGAGGACGGCACCGTCGTCTTCCGGGTGCTTTATTCCGAGCGGGGCCGGAAAACGGACCTTACGTCCATTTTGCGGTCCTTGAGGAAGGAAGGTGTAAGGGTAACCGCGGACGCCCTGGCGAAGGCCTTCCGGATTTTTGAGGGCCAGGGCGAAGTGGATTATTTCCTCAATAAGAATGCCCGGGAGTTCCTGCGGGAGCAGTTCAATTTGTGGCTCTACCAGTACATCTTCGCCGAGGAAGGGGAGTGGACGGCAGAACGGATCCGGCAGCTACAAATCCTTAAGGGTATAGCCTTCAAGATCATCGACTTCATAGCCCAGTTTGAAGACGAGCTGGTGAAAATATGGAACAAGCCCAAGGTGGTGTTAAATTCGGGGTGGGTGATCACCCTGGACCGCATCGCGGCCAGGAACATGGACCTGGTCAAGGCCATTTTAAATCACCGCAACCTGGCGCAGCAGGTGGAGGAATGGAAGCAGCTGGGCATCGTGGACGCCGGTTTTGATCCCGGGGAAGTCGTGGAGGTCAACCCCCGCGGGGAGGTTTTGCGGGAAAAGTACCGTTACCTTCCGGTTGATACCAAGTATTTTAAGGACTTGGAGCCGGAGATAGTGCAGCTCTTTGACGACCTGGACCGGGCGGTGGACGGCTGGCTCATAAGGAGCGAAAACTACCAGGCTTTGAACACCCTTAAGAATAAGTTCAAGGAGCGCGTGCAGCTGATCTATGTCGACCCGCCCTATAATACCGGGAAGGACAGCTTCGGCTATGCCGACAGGTTCAACCGGTCCTCCTGGCTGACTATGATGGAAAACAGGCTGCGGCTGGCCCGGGATTTCCTTAAAGATTCGGGCAGTATTTATGTGCACGTGGATTTTCACGAGACGGCGAGCACCAGGTTTCTTCTGGATGAGATTTTCGGCCCGGATAACTTTGGTAATGAGATAATCTGGCGTACGGGGTGGGTATCGGGGTTTAAGACGGCGGGAGAGAAATACGTGCGGAATCACGAGACCATCTGGCTTTACGGCAAGGGCCCCCGGAGCTTTTTTAACAAGGAAGCTGCGGGCATCCCCTATCAAACCTTCCCGCCGGGGGAGGAAGAAAAGGAGTATCTGGCGGCGGTGGAGGGCAAACTGGGCATCAAGGCGGATAAGTTCCATGTGGTTTTGAGGGGCAGGGACGGGCGCGTTTACAAGCCGGAAAGCCGCGGCGGGGCCCGGGAAGGGGTTTACCCGGTGGAAGATGTGTGGAATGCCAGTGAGTATGACGAGGTCAATTCCATCATGATTATGAGTTACAGCAGGGAAAAGGCCGGCGACTTCCTGACCCAGAAGCCGGAAAAATTGTTGAAGCGGATTATTGAAACTTCTTCCCGGGAGGGTGACCTGGTCCTGGATTTCTTCGGGGGCACGGGCACTACGGCTGCCGCGGCCCACAAACTTAAACGGAAGTGGATTCTCGTGGAGATGGCCGAAGACATCTTTTACGGCAAGGCCCTGCCCCGGATGAAGGAGGTCCTGGCCGGCAGAGGGAAGCACGAGCCCTGCGGCATTTCCCGGGAGGTGGGCTGGCAGGGCGGCGGCTTCTTCAAGTATTATGAGCTGGAACAGTACGAGGACGTTCTCCGGCGGGTGAGGTATGAGGATGGGGAGTTATTTACCGGACCCGGCCGGGACCCCTACGCTGCGGGCATCTTCCTGCGCGACCTGAAGATGCTGGAGGCGCTGGATATAGACGGCGAGAATAACAAGGTGCGGGTAAATTGGGATAGGCTTTACGAGGATGTAGATGCGGCCGAGACCCTGTCCCATTTGTACGGCCGGTGGATAAAGCGCCTGGCCCCGGGGGTGGTGGAGCTCGAGGGCGGAAAAAGGATAAAACTGGAGGAGCCCGACTACCGGGTAATACAGCCCCTCCTCTGGTGGTGA